In one Nocardia tengchongensis genomic region, the following are encoded:
- a CDS encoding SDR family oxidoreductase, with amino-acid sequence MSDLFDYSGRTVFVAGGTSGINLGVARAFAQAGASVGVLSRSPDKVRAAVDSIGESGVTVLGFAADVRDYEAVAQGIGAICGEIGELDVLVSGAAGNFPAAVDTMSAGAFAAVVDIDLKGTFNVLRAGREHLRAPGASVITISAPQSTIPMAMQAHACAAKAGVDMLTKCAALEWGHHGIRVNAVMPGPIEDTEGMARLAPTPQMADLVTRSVPMGRYGTAQEIADCCLWLASPYAAYVNGAIIPVDGGWSLGGASEVFTAMRNMLAG; translated from the coding sequence ATGAGCGACCTCTTCGACTACTCCGGCCGGACGGTATTCGTGGCCGGTGGCACCAGCGGCATCAATTTGGGCGTGGCCAGGGCATTCGCGCAGGCGGGGGCCTCGGTGGGGGTGCTGTCGCGCTCACCGGACAAGGTCCGCGCGGCGGTGGACTCGATCGGCGAGAGCGGGGTCACCGTGCTGGGCTTCGCCGCCGACGTGCGCGACTACGAGGCGGTCGCGCAGGGGATCGGCGCCATCTGCGGCGAAATCGGCGAACTGGACGTGCTGGTGTCGGGTGCGGCGGGGAACTTCCCGGCCGCCGTGGACACCATGTCGGCGGGAGCGTTCGCCGCGGTCGTGGACATCGACCTGAAGGGCACCTTCAATGTGCTGCGGGCCGGCCGCGAGCACCTCCGCGCGCCGGGCGCGTCGGTCATCACCATCTCGGCCCCGCAATCGACCATCCCCATGGCGATGCAGGCGCACGCGTGCGCGGCCAAGGCGGGCGTGGACATGCTCACCAAATGCGCGGCGCTCGAATGGGGGCATCACGGCATCCGGGTCAACGCCGTGATGCCGGGCCCCATCGAGGACACCGAAGGCATGGCCCGCCTGGCCCCCACACCCCAAATGGCCGACCTGGTGACCAGATCCGTGCCCATGGGCCGCTACGGCACCGCCCAGGAGATCGCCGACTGCTGCCTGTGGCTGGCCTCGCCGTACGCCGCCTACGTCAACGGCGCGATCATCCCCGTCGACGGCGGGTGGTCCCTCGGAGGGGCTTCGGAAGTCTTCACCGCCATGCGAAACATGCTGGCGGGCTGA